From one Sylvia atricapilla isolate bSylAtr1 chromosome 17, bSylAtr1.pri, whole genome shotgun sequence genomic stretch:
- the LRRC75B gene encoding leucine-rich repeat-containing protein 75B, whose protein sequence is MGSRLSRQSSLEEESGEEPCPGRLESGRGDFHLSSLLLHPQKLPGVLRKASPAPYVRRVGWLREIQATIREHKREHAVHILRLLRKDLGLEGTFLNEVLYKNATFLNLVDPISHDLLMSLARDLQCPKKEYDPWKSSDRICRQLIYHLTPHSKWHRHGMPRRKSQVCLKTSLQKKVSQDSMDLSGIPLTMRDVHRMAYYLQNNGDHLTSVDLSFTELNDDMVRLLLPFLWALPKLTHLSLNGNRLTRATMKELTDTMKDMNKFPCLAWVDLGNNVDVSSMPQPLLVGLRKRLSQQTTLPTIYEALDCDSEIAGGHEGSQPGDEAAGSAPPRAFSQQGCER, encoded by the exons ATGGGCTCCCGGCTGAGCCggcagagcagcctggaggaggagagcGGCGAGGAGCCCTGCCCCGGCAGGCTGGAGAGCGGCCGGGGAGACTTCCACCTCTCCTCGCTGCTGCTGCACCCGCAGAAGCTGCCCGGGGTGCTGCGGAAAGCCTCGCCCGCGCCCTACGTGCGGCGGGTGGGCTGGCTGCGGGAGATCCAGGCCACCATCCGGGAGCACAAGCGGGAGCACGCCGTGCACATCCTCCGGCTGCTGAGGAAG GACCTAGGACTGGAAGGAACATTTCTCAATGAAGTGCTCTACAAAAATGCAACTTTCCTCAACTTGGTGGATCCCATCTCCCATGACCTGCTGATGAGCCTTGCTCGAGATCTGCAGTGTCCCAAGAAG GAGTATGACCCCTGGAAGTCCTCGGACAGGATCTGCAGGCAGCTGATTTACCACCTCACGCCGCACTCCAAGTGGCACCGGCACGGGATGCCCCGCAGGAAGTCCCAAGTGTG CCTGAAGACCAGCCTGCAGAAGAAGGTGAGCCAGGACTCCATGGATTTGTCCGGGATCCCCCTGACCATGCGGGATGTCCACCGCATGGCCTACTACCTGCAGAACAACGGGGACCACCTCACCTCGGTGGACCTGAGCTTCACGGAGCTCAACGACGACATGGTGcgcctgctgctgcccttcctctgGGCGCTGCCCAAACTCACCCACCTGTCCCTCAACGGCAACCGCCTGACGCGGGCCACCATGAAGGAGCTGACTGACACCATGAAGGACATGAACAAGTTCCCGTGCCTGGCCTGGGTTGACCTCGGCAACAACGTGGACGTCTCCTCCATGCCGCAGCCGCTGCTGGTGGGCCTGCGCAAGCGCCTCAGCCAGCAGACCACGCTGCCGACCATCTATGAGGCGCTTGACTGCGACTCTGAGATCGCCGGCGGGCACGAGGGCAGCCAGCCAGGGGATGAAGCAGCCGGAAGCGCCCCGCCACGTGCTttttctcagcagggctgcgAGAGGTGA